From a single Brassica oleracea var. oleracea cultivar TO1000 chromosome C5, BOL, whole genome shotgun sequence genomic region:
- the LOC106344348 gene encoding glutathione S-transferase T3-like: protein MEDQGNPDDMLLRLLKDQGNASEQKLMLLEKSVFELSNQKSGVKLMRVSSSRISFKRECLKETMSLLTSQSPIEIDSPELVVESGSKERRKWSLKEDQILIGAWLNTSKDSVVSNEQKAGAFWKRIVQYYNASPYMVGTIPRELGQCKQRWARINEQVCKFVGCYDAALRAQKSGQNDDDVMRASQEYFFNDHSVKFSMEHAWRELRHDQKWCSTYVTKDGGSQKRKPVQAEVDRQAEVGEREERPVGVKAAKGVTKKKKSGREEELSQLHGVLEVKEKLARHKLLDRLLGKKESLSEMETSLKHS, encoded by the exons ATGGAGGATCAAGGCAATCCCGACGATATGCTACTTAGGCTGCTTAAGGATCAAGGCAATGCGAGTGAGCAGAAGCTGATGCTGCTAGAGAAGAGTGTGTTTGAGTTATCAAACCAGAAATCAGGAGTTAAGCTAATGAGAGTGAGCAGTAGCCG GATTAGCTTCAAACGAGAGTGTCTCAAAGAAACAATGTCATTACTAACAAG TCAATCTCCAATTGAAATTGATTCACCCGAACTTGTTGTCGAGTCGGGTTCGAAAGAGAGGAGGAAATGGTCACTAAAAGAGGATCAAATCCTCATTGGGGCTTGGCTTAACACAAGTAAAGATTCTGTGGTCAGCAATGAGCAAAAAGCTGGTGCTTTTTGGAAGAGGATTGTACAATACTACAACGCAAGCCCTTATATGGTTGGGACTATACCTAGAGAGCTTGGGCAGTGCAAGCAGAGGTGGGCTAGGATAAATGAGCAAGTCTGCAAGTTTGTTGGGTGCTATGACGCGGCTCTTAGGGCACAAAAAAGTGGTCAAAACGATGATGATGTGATGAGAGCTTCCCAAGAGTACTTCTTCAACGATCACTCCGTCAAGTTCAGCATGGAACACGCCTGGAGGGAGCTGAGGCATGACCAGAAATGGTGCTCCACCTATGTGACTAAGGACGGTGGGAGTCAAAAGCGCAAACCAGTCCAGGCGGAGGTTGATAGACAAGCGGAAGTGGGAGAACGAGAGGAAAGACCAGTCGGGGTCAAGGCAGCTAAAGGTGTTACCAAGAAGAAGAAGAGTGGTAGAGAAGAAGAGTTGTCACAGTTACATGGCGTGTTGGAAGTGAAAGAAAAACTCGCTAGGCATAAACTGCTTGATCGTTTACTTGGGAAAAAAGAGTCTCTATCTGAGATGGAGACATCTCTTAAACATTCTTAA
- the LOC106294186 gene encoding uncharacterized protein LOC106294186, with amino-acid sequence MKKTYKFQSLLSSLLFLLLLSTLLPISRTVAVSSGVGCRHPPSQNSCKTCMVEQTNYGCPKCGPVLGCMARCLWGGVSQRKCTAKCGCDTFAKPSLLECKRCVSRCKCSCAA; translated from the coding sequence ATGAAGAAGACCTACAAGTTTCAAAGCCTCCTCTCTTCTCTCCTCTTCCTCCTACTCCTCTCCACACTCCTACCAATTTCAAGAACAGTCGCTGTCAGCTCCGGCGTTGGCTGTCGACATCCGCCGTCACAAAACAGCTGCAAGACATGCATGGTGGAGCAGACGAATTACGGATGTCCTAAGTGCGGTCCGGTGCTCGGATGCATGGCTCGTTGCCTTTGGGGAGGTGTGTCTCAGAGGAAATGCACCGCCAAATGCGGTTGCGACACCTTCGCCAAGCCCTCGCTGCTGGAGTGTAAACGCTGCGTTTCTAGGTGTAAGTGTAGCTGTGCGGCGTAG